DNA sequence from the Planctomycetaceae bacterium genome:
GACGCAACGCGAACGAACCATTCTTCTGGAAATCGCAGCCGCGTCGATCGATCATGGTCTGAGCACAGGGCAGCCGCTGAAGATCCGTTCGGACGAGTTGCCAGGCCGGCTGGCGGAACCGCGAGCCACGTTTGTCACACTGCGGATAGACGGCCAGCTGCGCGGCTGCATGGGACGCCTCATCGCGACGAGTCCGCTGGCGGTGGACATCGCGGAGAACGCGTTTTCCGCAGCATTTCGCGATCCCCGCTTCAACAGGCTTGGGCCGGACGAAGCTCACCTGCTTGATATTCATATTTCGATTCTCAGCCCGCCGGAACGGATTCCGTGTTCGGACGAGAGCGAATTGCTGAGAATGATCCGGCCCGGAATTGATGGACTGATTCTGAAATGCGGACCAATGCGCGGCACGCTGCTGCCATCTGTCTGGAAGAGTGTCAGCAGTCCGGATCGGTTCCTTCGCCATCTGAAACTGAAGGCCGGACTGCCGGAGGACTTCTGGTCATCCGACATTCACGTCTATCGCTACACCACCGAGTCTTTTTCCTCCGACGACATCGAAACCGCCGCCGAAGGTCGAGTTCCGGCCTGACAGCTCAGGTAACCGGCCGCCAGGATCGTTTCCGCAGTCGACCGATTGAGTTGGGGCGGATTCAGCGAGACCACCGGTCGCCGGTGAAAGAATCGTCGATCGGCCATCATTGTCGACAACCCTAAACGCAAAGCGAAAGAATCGTGCAGCCTCGCTTTACTCACATCCTGGTTCCCGTCGACTTTTCACCCGGCAACCGATCCGCTCTGGACGTTGCGTTCGAACTATCGGTGGACAACAAGGCCCGCGTGTCTCTGCTGCATGTGATCGAAGCCATCGACACGGGCGATGAGCCGGACGAGGAATTGCGGGCGTTCTATGATCGAATGGAAACTCGGGCATGGACGGAAATGGATGCCCTGGCTCAGCGATTCACTCAGGCGGGGCAAGCCATCGACCAGAAGGTCAGAACCGGCAAGCGCGCTCACGTGATTTCTGAATTCGCCGACGAACACAACGTGGACCTGATCGTCATGACGTCCCACACTGTCGATCGGCGGAATCCGATCCAGAGCCTTGGGACGGTCAGCTACAAGGTCTCCCTGCTGTGTTCCTGTTCCATCATGCTGGTCAAGTGACGTCGCCGTGTTCTGCGTCGATAGTTCGGTCTCGCCGAGAACGAAGCGGCTGTCGCACAGCACTGGTTGCCGGGTTCAGGCGCGCGGCGTTGGTTGCCGTGTCGTGGTGAGCGGCGGGTGTTGGCGAGCTGCCGGACGTCAGTCCGCAATCGTGATGGATTCGAGCGCACGACGGCTTGCGCGGAAAGCGGACTGACGTCGCGCTGCTCGCAGCGCGCGGTCTCCGGGCGGCGGATTGCACGACAATACCATTCATGCGGCAGTGCCGGCGGTCTCCATGATGTCGGAACACATGTCTCTGGTACCTTGACGCCCCCCCCGTCCGTGTATAATGGCAGGTCCGCCGATCTGGCGGGTCTGCTGACGGCTGCTCCTCTTTGCGGAGGTAGACGGATGCCTTGGGTAGCAACTTCTGATGAGCTTGCGGTGCTGACCGCGGCCACAGTCCGCGCATCGTGGCGGAACTGCAGTCACCGAGCCTGTACCGTAACCAATCTTCAGGTTCGGTGCCGTCCGTTGGATCGACCGGCGGCAGTGTGCGCCAAACTGGCTGCTGATTCGTCGATCGCCGACTCGCAACTTCCCGTGCGCCCGTCCGCTGCCTGCGGCAAACTGAGCCTCAATACAGTCACGTTGCGACTGGCGGCCTACTCTTCGAACGCTTGAATGGAGCGTGGCATGAATCGCATCGGAATCATGGCAGGAAACTTTGCCCTGCTCGCTTCGTGCCGCGCTGGGTGATTTGTGCGTCGGCACCGGTACTCGCTCAGTCGGCAGACATCACATTACAGACTATCCGCAATGAATACGCCGCGACGCTGGCTCCGATGACGACGGTCTGGACGAAGTCGGCGTTGCACCGTTCGCTCACGGAAGCCTCCATGAAGCAGAACGAACTTTCCGGAAGCCCGGTGGAATGGGTGATCGACGGCCCAAAATGGTTGCTGACATTTGATTTCGACGGTCCGGACGCAAATGTCATGCAGGGTTGGTACAGCTACGATGGCAATCGCGTTTGGAAAAACGTTATGATCGCCTGGCCGAATCCGGCCAGGCATACGCTGCCCTGTACTATTCACTGGCGACAGCCACCGATGGATCGGTTCGGTCCACGCACGCCGTCGGAACGTTCCTGGGCTTGTATTTCACGGCGATGGTCCGTCGCAGAACGGTATGTCGCTGCTCGATCTCCTTGAACGGGATGATGCATGGCTGGAGGGAGTGGAATCCATAGACGGCGTGAAGTGCTGTCGCGTCGAGTGCCAGAATCCCAGTGTGGACGATTCACATACATCACCGGTATCCGCATGGTTCGACCCACAACACGGCTTTCTGCCACGGCGAGTGAGGTTCACCGCCGGTAGTGCCGACGGCCCATTGAACTCAACTACTTCGTAAAGGAGTTCCGCAAAGTCACGACGGAAACGGGCGAACAGGTCTGGTTTCCGGTGGTGTGCGACTACAAGCATCTCTGGGGGCACGATCTGCTGCAGGTGCATGACGTGACGATCGGAGCGATCCC
Encoded proteins:
- the amrA gene encoding AmmeMemoRadiSam system protein A; the encoded protein is MLSSNDTTLTQRERTILLEIAAASIDHGLSTGQPLKIRSDELPGRLAEPRATFVTLRIDGQLRGCMGRLIATSPLAVDIAENAFSAAFRDPRFNRLGPDEAHLLDIHISILSPPERIPCSDESELLRMIRPGIDGLILKCGPMRGTLLPSVWKSVSSPDRFLRHLKLKAGLPEDFWSSDIHVYRYTTESFSSDDIETAAEGRVPA
- a CDS encoding universal stress protein, with product MQPRFTHILVPVDFSPGNRSALDVAFELSVDNKARVSLLHVIEAIDTGDEPDEELRAFYDRMETRAWTEMDALAQRFTQAGQAIDQKVRTGKRAHVISEFADEHNVDLIVMTSHTVDRRNPIQSLGTVSYKVSLLCSCSIMLVK